One Tunturibacter gelidoferens genomic region harbors:
- the iscX gene encoding Fe-S cluster assembly protein IscX produces MAVEFDWTDAEEIGIQLQEKYPEIEPYSVRFTDLHKYVTGLPGFVGDPAKSNEGILEAIQAAWNEEYEDAK; encoded by the coding sequence ATGGCGGTTGAGTTTGATTGGACGGACGCGGAGGAGATTGGGATTCAGTTGCAGGAGAAGTATCCGGAGATTGAGCCGTATTCGGTGCGATTCACGGATCTGCATAAATATGTGACGGGGCTTCCGGGATTTGTGGGTGATCCGGCTAAGTCGAATGAAGGGATTCTGGAGGCGATCCAGGCGGCTTGGAATGAAGAGTATGAGGATGCGAAGTAA